The Fusarium falciforme chromosome 14, complete sequence sequence ctcctcggtcGTCCATCCAGACATGGGCTTCCCCAGTACCACGTAGCGCTTGAGGATCGACGGCAACCAGAAGTACCCGCTGCTCTTTATCGGCCGGGCGCCCTGTCCCTCAAAGTGAAGGATCCGGACAAGCAAATTCGATGCGGTACGAGGCGATGTCACAAGCAAGTGACAGGCGGCCGAGGTAGGGCGCATCGTTGTGGTTATGGCTTCTGTCAACATATTGTTCTTTGCTATCGGTGACTTGAGCTCAAGCTCAGATCAAACGAGTTAAATAAACAAATGAGCCAGCATGTACCCAAGACTGTTCTTGTGAACAATTCAGGCAATAAATGAGTAGTAAAGTCGGGGTCATCCCGACAATTCTAACACTTATCAATCCAACTCGTCTTACACCGTGTGAGAAAGGCGAACTACCAGTTATAATCCTTACCTCTTTCCGTTGTATAAGCATATGCTGTGGTCATAAACAGGGGGCCAATCCAATTAGAATACACCAATCAAGTGATACCTTGATGAGGAAAAATGGCGCCTGTCTTCCTGTGACGCTTTGAGCTGGATAAGAGGAAGCTGATGCTTTATACGAGGAGTTCGACCATGAAACCAGTCATCTCTAGAGCAGATATATCATTGCGTCACTTATGAAACAGACGTTGTCATTGGCCATTCTTCAATATGCTACCAGTAATGGAAGGATTGCTACGCCACCATCGGGAAAAACAAAGGGCGTGAAATATGATGTGGGGTTGTTATTATGCGGGCTGACGGTCCGGACGCGAGCATGCAGTCAGCACTTGAGGGTCATCTCAGATGCTGTCTATTTCATGGCAGGGTTTCCGCGTAATAGCGGTGGAGAATAACAGCCGTAAGTGAACTGGCGTCTGAGTCAGAGTCGTACGATCTTATTTCATACTTGGCGCTCCATTATATAAACGTCTGGGCGTCAGCGTTCCGCGCGATTTCCATTCCTTTTAGAGCCTGGCTTGAGTTTTCTTTCGTTTTCCCAATTATTGCACCACTAGGAAAACAGCCCGAGTTCTTACTTACACACCCTCTCGGATCATAGGCTAAAAAGGGCGTTGTTGAACTTTCCTTGGATCCTAAGCAATCTAGTCTTTTCCTAAACCGACCGTCTCAGACATCAAAACATGACCTTGTGCAATCTATGCAAGGGCATACCCTGGGAAACACTTCCTTCAGTCCCACCAGATCTCGACGTTGAATTAAGCGGGTATCCATACCTCCAACCATTCTACCGATGGCCTGAAGACATTAGAGGCTACTCTCATCATCAAAGCCTCGAAGCCTTGCGAAATTCCGCCACAGTGTTGAACTGTCATCTCTGCCGCCTGGTTCTTAAGCAAGTACAATCATGCCAATCAGAGTTGGAAGAGCTGAAGCCGAAATGGGAAGCCGATACGATGACCCGGTACGACTGGCCATTATGGGAACTTTGGATTGTGAAGCGAGAGAATGGGGGAGATGGATTTTGGGTCATGAGTTTGACGGATGGAgcagagaaaaaagaggtgAGGCTGGTGGCGGCGATTGGACTTTGTGTGAGAGATGGTGAGACTGCGCAGTTCATTTGACCCTTGTTTGGTGTTGACGTCCCCAGGTGACCCGCTCGAGTCGATCATTCACGGCCGACCAGTCGAACAACACGGAGGAACTTTGACGGCAATCTCAAGAGCCCGCAAGTGGCTGAAGGAGTGCAACGAGCATCCTAGCTGCAGTCCTAGCGAGACACAATTGCCATCTCGCGTCATCTACGTGGGTGTCGATACCAACAGCCCTCACGTGAGGCTCTGCGAGACCGAGACACATGAATGTGGAAAATATATATGTTTGAGGTATTTTCAGCCGGCAGTCTATGAGCAGTACTAAGGAGTGTATTGTGGCTAATGTCCATCATGAAGCTATTGCTGGGGTAGTGAGCAGGCATGCACTACAACTCAAGCCACGCTTGCAGATCGAAAGCGCCAAATCATAATATCCGACCTACCCAAGACGCACCAAGATGCTATTAAACTGGCACGAGAGCTAGGAGTGAGATATCTGTGGATAGACAGCATCTGCATATGTCAAGATGACCACGAGAATTGGGAGCGGGAATCGGCCAACATGCTGTCCATCTACTGCAATGCCTATCTGACCGTCGCTGCTTCGAGAGCCAAGGACACCTCTGAAGGACTCTTTGGAGAGAGGCCGACTAGGGAATACGTTGAGTTCGGGTACACATCTGGTGACCTACAAGGGCAAGCTTTGGCGTTTAATCTACCCCTCCACGAAGAAGCCATCTCCAGCGACTACCTATCTATGCCGGATGAGCCACTCTCGGATCGCGCCTGGGGTCTACAGGAACGTGTTCTGTCACGTCGGATGCTTCTTTATGGCACTCAGCAACTGTTTTTCGAATGCAACGAGGGATTTCGAGGGGAAGATGGTCTGTCCATCAAAGACCGATTCAAGAGTGTGCACGAGAAGTTGGAAGAAGAGTCCGAGGGAATGGAACAACACCGAAACGAGGCCAGTTGTGATGACGAAAAGATTTCCAACAATAAAGCGGCATTGCTGGGATCATGGTACAGCCTTCTCTGGTTATACGGACCACGGAAACTCACAAACGCCTCTGATAAACTCCCCGCCATTTCTGGTCTTGCTAGCGTCTTTGCAAAACGGCTTGACGACGAATACGTGGCTGGTCTTTGGCGTTCCCACCTCATAGAAGGACTTCTATGGCAAGGGTTGAGATGCAGACGAGTGCAAGAGTACAGATCGCCTTCTTGGTCATgggcatccatggatggaatTCCCGGCCTAGGCGTCGAACAGGATTACGATACCTTGGC is a genomic window containing:
- a CDS encoding HET domain-containing protein, which produces MLSIYCNAYLTVAASRAKDTSEGLFGERPTREYVEFGYTSGDLQGQALAFNLPLHEEAISSDYLSMPDEPLSDRAWGLQERVLSRRMLLYGTQQLFFECNEGFRGEDGLSIKDRFKSVHEKLEEESEGMEQHRNEASCDDEKISNNKAALLGSWYSLLWLYGPRKLTNASDKLPAISGLASVFAKRLDDEYVAGLWRSHLIEGLLWQGLRCRRVQEYRSPSWSWASMDGIPGLGVEQDYDTLAKVLDVKVNLKGVNPYGEVTDARIKIRGPMERLYLAIEDWDPNKAGFPYDNNPKVRTANGKPEGTHSRFDFDFTAEDAPQEALKIVKSLEGVEIFALMLLKVTEGSYDDQYQALIVSKVKGGEEYQRLGFIFLDEETLGRRPEEQAEEEAPIVTLV